A stretch of the Kushneria konosiri genome encodes the following:
- a CDS encoding DNA translocase FtsK: MSASKTRQSQSQSQARRSKSGASPRTTRKSATTQRSRQRVTKARDNARHFSARLQGAAKEGVAIVMLALCAFLLLALFSYVPADPSWSHSGPDQQVTNWMGPVGAWLSDVLYSLFGASALWAPGMLGLGAWRLIRAKEAHVVWDPMALAVRGGGLLLVMVATCNVGALHFQDASNDLPYGSGGIVGEGISAALASLVGRHGTTLLSLAAFLCGMPLLTGMSWFSIIDEVGNGIWRGVRWCARRVGMAGASIGSAGSRLQERRREMAQERREAYLAAQEEDEFDFGHDDDDVDTDLRADAEDARPRRERSGLLARFMPGRRAPAHDDEFLEDDEEPVAPTRQQGGDRDADDMPEQISGMRTGDDDIPWEQPYEEAPKARESHRDNRTTIDPMLSTSETVPESDQASKTHNTDAPVSPERQTADVERHDARTDAGTANASAPSITSAAVSSQVPKERGDVLSSRAAPIEEPLVRPVTSDEETSSAASGNMASSAPADETPAQAQPSSPPVGTPQDAEAPRAEHAPGDVTRRRIPEVIPEPRLAEDDEDGFESPVTPAFERPESAMRQQSGSSTNASAESDVPASTASGEPTTDDDMPLSATEPSNERDMPLVDDLQAAPRPVLSWEDDEPEFSTPLSARDEAEPSSSAPSASALTFEEDENDRQDVAPAAPASESSVTAPSTPAARETPVPSGPSHHGEDRAVTPPVAPPDQGGQQAVRRLQHAPSRK; encoded by the coding sequence TTGAGCGCCAGCAAGACCAGACAATCGCAGTCGCAGTCACAGGCCCGCCGCAGTAAAAGTGGTGCCAGCCCGCGAACAACGCGCAAAAGCGCCACGACGCAGCGCTCTCGACAGCGTGTGACCAAAGCCCGGGATAACGCCCGACATTTCAGTGCCCGACTTCAGGGTGCCGCCAAGGAGGGAGTCGCCATCGTCATGCTGGCGCTTTGCGCCTTCCTTTTGCTGGCGCTTTTCAGCTATGTACCGGCTGATCCCAGCTGGTCACACAGCGGACCGGATCAGCAGGTGACCAACTGGATGGGGCCTGTCGGAGCATGGCTTTCCGATGTTCTTTATTCCCTTTTTGGTGCTAGTGCTCTCTGGGCACCCGGCATGCTGGGCCTGGGCGCCTGGCGTCTGATACGGGCCAAAGAGGCGCACGTTGTCTGGGACCCCATGGCCCTGGCCGTACGCGGCGGCGGATTGCTGCTGGTCATGGTAGCGACCTGTAACGTGGGGGCCCTGCATTTTCAGGATGCCAGCAATGATCTGCCCTACGGCTCGGGCGGCATTGTGGGTGAGGGTATCTCGGCGGCACTGGCGTCTCTGGTGGGCAGGCACGGCACCACACTGCTGTCGCTGGCGGCCTTTCTTTGCGGCATGCCGCTACTGACCGGCATGTCCTGGTTTTCCATCATCGATGAAGTGGGCAATGGCATCTGGCGTGGCGTGCGCTGGTGTGCCCGTCGTGTAGGCATGGCAGGCGCAAGTATTGGCAGTGCCGGCTCGAGACTCCAGGAGCGGCGTCGGGAAATGGCGCAGGAGCGCCGCGAAGCCTATCTGGCCGCTCAGGAAGAGGACGAGTTTGATTTTGGTCATGATGACGATGATGTCGACACCGATCTGAGAGCAGATGCCGAAGATGCTCGCCCCAGACGTGAACGAAGTGGTTTGCTGGCGCGTTTCATGCCCGGGCGCCGTGCACCAGCTCACGACGACGAATTCCTTGAAGATGACGAGGAACCGGTCGCGCCGACACGTCAGCAGGGTGGTGATCGTGACGCTGACGATATGCCGGAGCAGATCTCCGGTATGCGTACTGGCGATGACGATATCCCCTGGGAGCAGCCTTATGAGGAAGCTCCAAAAGCCCGTGAGTCACATCGTGACAACCGTACGACCATCGACCCAATGCTCTCCACATCCGAAACCGTTCCCGAATCGGATCAGGCGTCGAAAACCCATAACACTGATGCGCCGGTGAGCCCGGAGCGTCAGACGGCCGATGTCGAGCGCCATGACGCTCGCACTGATGCAGGCACAGCAAATGCCTCGGCCCCTTCTATCACGAGTGCTGCGGTATCTTCACAGGTGCCGAAAGAGCGCGGTGATGTGCTTTCTTCCAGGGCCGCACCCATCGAGGAACCACTGGTTCGCCCGGTAACGTCTGATGAAGAAACTTCCAGTGCTGCCTCCGGCAATATGGCTAGCAGTGCGCCAGCTGACGAGACTCCGGCGCAGGCGCAGCCTTCCTCACCGCCGGTGGGTACACCACAGGACGCTGAGGCGCCTCGAGCAGAGCATGCCCCGGGTGATGTTACACGCCGGCGAATTCCTGAGGTTATCCCCGAGCCACGCCTGGCCGAAGATGATGAAGATGGTTTCGAGTCGCCCGTCACGCCTGCGTTTGAGCGCCCCGAGTCCGCGATGCGTCAGCAATCCGGGTCGTCAACAAATGCCTCTGCTGAAAGCGACGTGCCGGCCTCGACCGCTTCTGGCGAGCCGACCACGGATGATGACATGCCGCTGTCAGCGACAGAGCCCTCGAATGAGCGCGACATGCCGCTGGTCGATGATCTACAGGCCGCTCCTCGCCCGGTATTGAGCTGGGAAGATGATGAGCCTGAGTTCTCGACACCGTTGAGCGCGCGTGATGAAGCAGAGCCGTCGTCCAGTGCGCCTTCAGCTTCAGCGCTGACGTTCGAGGAAGATGAGAACGATCGTCAGGATGTCGCACCGGCAGCGCCGGCATCCGAGTCCTCGGTGACAGCGCCTTCCACGCCTGCTGCTCGCGAGACACCGGTGCCGTCTGGCCCCTCGCATCACGGTGAAGACAGAGCAGTGACGCCACCTGTCGCACCTCCTGATCAGGGGGGGCAGCAGGCAGTGAGACGCCTGCAGCACGCCCCGAGCAGGAAGTGA
- a CDS encoding methyl-accepting chemotaxis protein, producing the protein MGNYFRRMGIGSRLALIIGLVAIIAFVALSWGLSASNARALREQSTNSMEQQTQQFTDSVALFDQSLQQQSARFLKLFQTDSLAPPFVLDADQTMEINARQTPLLMDQRGVINMDTQRVDDFTQRTGTPVTIFARTGDDFVRVNTSLKNDQGARAIGTLLDRNGASYRALMEDRVYSGIATLFGTPYITRYEPIHDAQGRVIGASFIGVDITEDLKSFESRVRSLKIGDNGYFMIVNADSGKVLAGGENEGVSLREMSDVEGNPAFAPIFNEQRGLFEYQLPDTEHAGRTTYFMQYPAWNWIVTATAINADIDDQIAAARNRFLLIALGLALAAALGVYVMMRRSLSSPLARVQGMAGHLASGDLRQHLDSRRQDEIGSLIGAMNGIGDGLRDIVSRVRQSVESIGHASGEIASGNMDLSRRTESQAASLEQTAASIEELTATVRQNTERARQGDTMAGEVVASAREGQQRLGRAVTTLRDLDATASKMSDIIATIDGIAFQTNLLALNASVEAARAGVHGRGFTVVADEVRRLAVRCSEASADIGHLIRHTIEEVTTGNAHIQQSGEQIAEITARMENLSVIVNEISRASEEQLTGIEQVSSALASLDETTQHNAALVEQSAAASGHLDEQARKLSEVVKVFHLPA; encoded by the coding sequence ATGGGAAACTATTTTCGACGCATGGGTATCGGCTCGCGCCTGGCGCTGATTATCGGGCTGGTGGCCATTATTGCCTTTGTTGCCCTGAGCTGGGGGCTGTCGGCTTCAAATGCTCGCGCGCTTCGTGAGCAGTCAACAAACAGCATGGAGCAACAAACGCAGCAGTTCACTGATTCCGTCGCGCTTTTCGATCAGAGTCTACAGCAACAAAGTGCGCGCTTTTTGAAGCTTTTTCAGACCGATAGTCTGGCCCCGCCCTTTGTGCTCGATGCTGATCAAACCATGGAGATCAACGCTCGTCAGACCCCGCTTTTGATGGATCAGCGTGGGGTGATCAATATGGACACTCAGCGGGTGGATGACTTTACTCAGCGTACCGGCACACCGGTTACCATTTTTGCCCGTACCGGTGATGATTTTGTGCGGGTGAACACCTCTCTCAAGAACGACCAGGGCGCTCGTGCCATAGGCACGCTTCTTGATCGCAACGGCGCAAGCTATCGTGCCCTGATGGAAGACCGGGTCTATTCGGGAATCGCCACACTGTTTGGTACGCCCTACATCACCCGCTATGAGCCCATTCATGACGCCCAGGGCCGCGTGATCGGCGCAAGCTTTATTGGCGTGGATATCACGGAGGATCTGAAAAGCTTTGAGTCGCGCGTTAGATCCCTGAAGATCGGGGACAACGGCTATTTCATGATCGTCAATGCTGATAGCGGCAAGGTACTGGCGGGCGGCGAAAACGAAGGCGTTTCCCTGCGGGAAATGTCCGATGTCGAAGGTAACCCTGCCTTTGCGCCCATTTTCAATGAGCAGCGTGGCCTTTTCGAGTATCAGCTGCCCGATACCGAACACGCGGGTCGAACTACCTATTTCATGCAGTATCCCGCCTGGAACTGGATCGTCACGGCCACGGCCATCAACGCTGATATTGATGACCAGATTGCCGCGGCGCGAAATCGGTTTTTGCTGATTGCACTGGGTCTGGCGCTGGCCGCTGCGCTGGGTGTTTATGTCATGATGCGCCGTAGCCTGAGCAGTCCGCTGGCTCGCGTACAGGGCATGGCCGGCCATCTGGCCAGTGGTGATCTCAGGCAGCACCTGGACAGTCGCCGTCAGGATGAGATCGGCTCACTGATAGGCGCCATGAACGGTATCGGAGATGGCCTGCGAGATATTGTCAGTCGCGTACGCCAGTCGGTGGAAAGTATCGGCCACGCGTCGGGCGAAATCGCCAGTGGCAACATGGATCTGTCACGTCGTACCGAAAGCCAAGCGGCAAGCCTTGAGCAAACCGCGGCCAGTATCGAGGAGCTTACTGCCACGGTGCGTCAGAACACCGAGCGAGCCCGCCAGGGAGATACCATGGCTGGCGAAGTAGTGGCTTCGGCCCGGGAAGGGCAACAGCGGCTGGGCCGCGCTGTCACCACGCTCAGGGATCTGGACGCAACGGCTTCGAAAATGTCCGATATCATCGCCACCATTGATGGTATCGCCTTTCAGACCAACCTGCTGGCGCTTAACGCATCGGTTGAAGCGGCGCGTGCCGGCGTCCATGGTCGAGGCTTTACCGTCGTGGCGGACGAGGTGCGCCGTCTGGCGGTTCGTTGCAGTGAAGCCTCGGCTGACATTGGTCATCTGATTCGACACACCATCGAAGAGGTCACTACCGGCAATGCTCATATCCAGCAAAGCGGTGAGCAAATCGCAGAAATCACCGCGCGAATGGAAAATCTGAGCGTCATCGTCAATGAAATCAGCCGTGCCAGCGAAGAGCAGCTTACAGGAATCGAGCAGGTCAGCAGTGCGCTGGCGTCACTGGATGAAACGACGCAGCACAACGCCGCACTGGTCGAGCAGTCGGCGGCTGCCTCGGGTCATCTGGATGAGCAGGCGCGCAAGCTCAGCGAGGTAGTAAAGGTCTTTCATCTGCCAGCCTGA
- the aat gene encoding leucyl/phenylalanyl-tRNA--protein transferase, producing the protein MIDWLAPWPVGFPPSENALETPNGLLAAGGALTPDWLLAAYRRGIFPWFNEEDPILWWSPDPRMVLFPESLRVRRSLAKRLRNSGMTATFDQAFESVITQCAEQRQALEGTWISSDIIRAYVNLHQLGHGHSVEVWEGDTLVGGLYGILLGRVFFGESMFSIRPDSSKIALVRLVEWLSEDHDLAMIDCQMHTSHLASMGACDISREHFDALLRRYIPEDCQEASTPRR; encoded by the coding sequence ATGATTGACTGGCTCGCTCCGTGGCCTGTCGGCTTTCCACCGTCAGAGAACGCGCTTGAAACCCCCAACGGCCTGCTGGCCGCTGGAGGAGCACTCACGCCGGACTGGCTGCTGGCGGCCTATCGGCGCGGTATTTTTCCGTGGTTCAATGAGGAAGATCCCATACTCTGGTGGTCACCCGACCCCAGAATGGTGCTGTTCCCGGAGTCACTTCGTGTGCGGCGCAGTCTGGCCAAACGACTTCGAAACTCGGGCATGACAGCGACGTTTGATCAGGCCTTCGAGTCTGTCATCACGCAGTGTGCCGAACAGCGACAGGCGCTCGAAGGCACATGGATTTCATCCGACATCATCCGGGCCTATGTGAACCTGCATCAACTGGGCCACGGACACAGCGTTGAAGTATGGGAGGGAGATACACTGGTGGGTGGACTCTACGGTATCCTGCTGGGACGCGTGTTTTTCGGCGAATCCATGTTTTCCATACGACCCGACAGTTCAAAGATTGCGCTGGTACGGCTGGTAGAGTGGCTGTCCGAGGATCATGATCTGGCGATGATAGATTGTCAGATGCATACGTCACACCTGGCCAGCATGGGGGCCTGTGATATTTCACGCGAACATTTCGATGCCCTGCTCAGGCGCTATATACCTGAAGACTGTCAAGAAGCCTCGACACCGCGCCGATAA
- a CDS encoding arginyltransferase, translating into MLRPLNNSSTHSSLQDLRFFLTKPHDCSYLGSHEATTLFMDPHTPVDHDMYSALTLMGFRRSGTHLYRPHCQECNACVSVRVPVDDFEPDRSLKRTERNNQDLDVIERPAVFDEEHYALYERYISTRHSDGEMYPPAIEQYRAFLNIAHDFSRLIEFRLKGKLLAVAAVDFLTHGLSAIYTFFDPDEAFRPRSLGSWAVIWQIRRAQSLGLKHVYLGYWIHKSQKMDYKQRFKPLEYLQGHRWHRGIPITQAHH; encoded by the coding sequence ATGTTGCGCCCGTTGAACAATTCAAGCACGCATTCGTCTCTTCAGGATTTACGGTTTTTCCTGACAAAACCTCATGATTGCAGCTATCTGGGATCACATGAGGCTACAACGCTGTTCATGGATCCACACACTCCCGTGGATCATGATATGTACAGCGCTCTGACGTTAATGGGCTTTAGACGAAGTGGCACACACCTCTATCGCCCCCACTGCCAGGAGTGTAATGCCTGTGTCTCCGTGCGCGTGCCGGTCGATGATTTCGAGCCCGACCGTTCACTCAAGCGTACCGAGCGCAACAATCAGGATCTGGACGTCATCGAGCGGCCGGCCGTGTTCGATGAAGAACATTACGCGCTTTATGAGCGATATATCAGCACACGTCACAGTGATGGCGAGATGTATCCACCGGCCATCGAACAGTACCGCGCCTTTTTAAACATCGCGCACGATTTTTCACGCCTGATCGAGTTTCGTCTAAAGGGTAAGCTTCTGGCGGTGGCCGCCGTGGATTTTCTGACCCATGGACTTTCTGCCATCTATACTTTCTTTGACCCTGATGAAGCGTTCCGGCCGAGATCACTTGGAAGCTGGGCGGTCATCTGGCAGATCCGTCGGGCCCAGTCATTGGGACTCAAGCACGTTTACCTCGGGTACTGGATCCACAAGAGCCAGAAAATGGATTACAAGCAGCGCTTCAAGCCGCTCGAGTATCTGCAGGGGCACCGCTGGCATCGGGGCATTCCGATCACACAGGCGCATCATTAA
- the infA gene encoding translation initiation factor IF-1, which yields MAREDHIEMEGVIVDTLPNTMFRVELENGHVVTAHISGKMRKNYIRILTGDKVKVELTPYDLSKGRIVYRSR from the coding sequence ATGGCAAGAGAAGATCATATTGAAATGGAAGGCGTGATTGTCGATACGCTTCCCAACACCATGTTCCGCGTTGAGCTGGAAAATGGCCACGTCGTGACCGCTCATATTTCCGGCAAGATGCGCAAGAACTACATCCGCATTCTGACCGGTGACAAGGTCAAGGTTGAGCTGACCCCTTACGATCTGTCCAAGGGCCGCATCGTCTATCGCTCCCGCTAA
- the clpA gene encoding ATP-dependent Clp protease ATP-binding subunit ClpA yields the protein MLSKELELTLNTAFTVARSKRHEFMTVEHLLLALLDNASAADVLRACGANLDKLRTDLQDFINTTTPLIPEDQDDRETQPTLGFQRVLQRAVFHVQSSGKSEVTGANVLVAIFSEQESQAVYFLKQQNVARVDAVNYIAHGIAKVAGHNQQQGQHNSGSESEDGEDASGDASSHPLTGYATNLNEQARIGRIDPLVGRDHELERVVQILARRRKNNPLLVGEAGVGKTAIAEGLAKRIVEEDVPDVISDAVVYSLDMGALLAGTKYRGDFEKRLKGLLAELKKEPNSILFIDEIHTIIGAGAASGGVMDASNLLKPMLSSGELRCIGSTTFQEFRGIFEKDRALARRFQKVDVLEPTVDDAIRILKGLRGRFEEHHQLKYTDAAMEAAVRLASRYINDRYLPDKAIDVIDEAGAHQRLLPVEARLSQIDVEQIESIVASIARIPPKSVSSSDRKLLADLDRNLKMLVFGQDEAIDSLSSAIKLSRAGLGSPDKPVGNFLFAGPTGVGKTEVARQLAQIMGIELVRFDMSEYMERHTVSRLIGAPPGYVGYDQGGLLTEAVTKNPHCVLLLDEIEKAHPDVFNLLLQVMDHGKLTDNNGREADFRNVILVMTSNAGAELASRRSIGFQTQDHTTDAMETIRRTFTPEFRNRLDSIIQFRHLDMEIVRSVVDKFLVELQAQLDEKRVQLDVDDEARSWLAEHGYDPQMGARPMARLIQEKLKKPLAEMILFGDLADHGGTVHVTLENGELQLSAAAEQVA from the coding sequence ATGTTGAGCAAAGAACTTGAATTGACCCTGAACACCGCATTTACCGTGGCGCGTTCAAAGCGACACGAGTTCATGACTGTGGAGCATCTTCTGCTGGCATTGCTGGACAATGCTTCGGCTGCAGACGTTCTACGGGCTTGCGGAGCCAATCTCGACAAGCTTCGCACCGATTTACAGGATTTCATCAATACCACCACGCCGCTGATTCCCGAGGATCAGGATGATCGTGAAACCCAGCCAACTCTGGGCTTTCAGCGAGTACTCCAGCGCGCGGTTTTCCATGTTCAATCTTCCGGCAAGTCGGAAGTGACCGGTGCCAACGTGCTGGTGGCAATCTTCTCCGAGCAGGAAAGCCAGGCAGTCTATTTCCTCAAGCAGCAAAACGTGGCGCGCGTTGATGCGGTCAACTACATCGCTCACGGTATTGCCAAGGTGGCCGGACACAACCAGCAGCAGGGCCAGCACAACAGTGGCTCGGAATCGGAGGACGGTGAGGACGCTTCTGGTGATGCCTCATCGCATCCCCTGACCGGCTATGCGACCAATCTGAACGAGCAGGCGCGTATCGGGCGTATCGACCCTCTGGTCGGCCGTGATCATGAGCTTGAACGTGTAGTTCAGATTCTGGCGCGTCGTCGCAAGAACAATCCGCTACTGGTGGGCGAGGCGGGTGTCGGCAAGACAGCCATCGCAGAAGGTCTTGCCAAGCGCATCGTCGAAGAAGATGTGCCGGATGTCATCAGTGATGCCGTAGTGTACTCACTTGACATGGGTGCCCTGCTGGCAGGAACCAAATACCGTGGCGATTTTGAAAAACGCCTGAAGGGTCTGCTCGCCGAGCTCAAGAAAGAGCCCAACTCGATTCTATTCATCGACGAGATCCACACCATCATCGGTGCTGGTGCTGCCTCAGGCGGTGTCATGGATGCCTCCAACCTGCTCAAGCCCATGCTGTCTTCAGGTGAGCTGCGCTGCATCGGGTCCACGACCTTTCAGGAGTTTCGCGGCATCTTTGAAAAGGATCGCGCGCTGGCTCGTCGCTTCCAGAAGGTGGATGTACTGGAGCCGACGGTGGATGACGCCATCCGTATTTTGAAGGGGCTGCGTGGTCGCTTTGAAGAGCATCATCAGCTCAAGTACACCGATGCAGCGATGGAAGCTGCCGTACGTCTGGCATCACGCTATATCAATGACCGTTATCTGCCGGACAAGGCGATCGACGTCATTGATGAGGCCGGCGCGCATCAACGACTGCTACCGGTCGAGGCGCGTCTTTCGCAGATCGATGTCGAGCAGATCGAATCGATCGTGGCCTCCATCGCCCGCATTCCGCCCAAGAGCGTTTCCAGCTCGGATCGCAAGCTGCTGGCCGATCTGGATCGCAACCTCAAGATGCTGGTGTTTGGTCAGGATGAGGCCATCGATAGCCTGTCCTCGGCAATCAAACTGTCGCGTGCCGGGCTTGGCTCTCCGGACAAGCCGGTGGGTAATTTCCTGTTTGCCGGTCCGACCGGGGTGGGCAAAACCGAGGTGGCCCGTCAGCTGGCGCAGATCATGGGGATCGAGCTGGTACGCTTTGACATGTCCGAGTATATGGAGCGTCACACCGTGTCTCGATTGATCGGCGCGCCTCCGGGATATGTCGGCTACGATCAGGGTGGACTTCTGACCGAAGCCGTCACCAAGAACCCGCACTGTGTGCTGCTGCTTGATGAGATCGAAAAGGCGCATCCGGATGTCTTCAATCTGCTTTTGCAGGTCATGGATCATGGCAAGCTGACCGACAACAACGGTCGTGAAGCGGATTTCCGTAATGTGATTCTGGTCATGACGTCCAACGCCGGGGCAGAGCTGGCCTCGCGTCGCTCCATTGGCTTCCAGACTCAGGACCACACTACCGACGCCATGGAAACCATTCGCCGCACCTTCACGCCTGAATTCCGCAACCGTTTGGACAGCATCATTCAGTTCCGCCATCTGGACATGGAGATTGTACGAAGTGTCGTCGACAAGTTCCTGGTAGAGCTGCAGGCGCAATTGGACGAGAAGCGTGTTCAGCTTGACGTCGATGATGAGGCACGAAGCTGGCTTGCCGAACATGGGTACGATCCGCAAATGGGCGCGCGCCCCATGGCGCGTCTGATTCAGGAAAAGCTCAAGAAGCCTCTCGCCGAGATGATTCTGTTCGGCGATCTGGCGGACCATGGTGGCACGGTGCATGTCACACTGGAAAACGGAGAGCTTCAGCTGTCAGCGGCTGCCGAACAGGTGGCCTGA
- the clpS gene encoding ATP-dependent Clp protease adapter ClpS, with translation MTPPDSDPEHQDQGDVAEQTSDPKLEEPPMYKVVLHNDDYTPMEFVVEVLQTFFAMDHEKAVQIMLAVHTQGKATCGIYTRDIAETRSQQVNQYARECQHPLLCDIDRAD, from the coding sequence ATGACACCTCCCGATTCCGATCCTGAGCATCAGGACCAGGGCGATGTGGCCGAGCAGACGAGTGATCCGAAACTTGAAGAACCTCCGATGTACAAGGTGGTCCTTCACAATGACGACTACACGCCCATGGAGTTTGTCGTCGAAGTACTGCAAACCTTTTTTGCCATGGATCACGAGAAGGCGGTACAGATCATGCTGGCCGTTCATACTCAGGGTAAGGCGACCTGTGGCATCTATACCCGTGATATTGCGGAAACCAGGAGCCAGCAGGTCAATCAATACGCTCGAGAATGCCAGCATCCACTGCTGTGCGACATCGACCGGGCAGACTGA
- the icd gene encoding NADP-dependent isocitrate dehydrogenase gives MSSGNISIPDSGHMITVNNDQTLSVPDHPIIPFIEGDGIGADITPAMKKVVDAAVKNAYGGHRQIQWMEVYAGEKATRVYGEGTWLPQETLDAVRDYVVSIKGPLTTPVGGGMRSLNVTLRQTLDLYVCERPVRWFKGVPSPVRQPQNVDMVIFRENAEDIYAGIEWQAGTAENQKVIRFLREEMQVDNIRFTDQCGIGIKPVSEEGSKRLVRKALHYAIENGRESVTLVHKGNIMKFTEGAFKQWGYDVARDEFGATPLDGGPWLSMENPLDGSTIVIKDVIADAMLQEVLIHPEQFDVIATLNLNGDFLSDALAAQVGGIGIAPGANRGDAVAMFEATHGTAPKLAGKDSANPGSLILSAEMMLRYLGWDEAAACIVSAMEATIAHGEVTGDFHQVMSEATLLSTSAFADAVVRNMSA, from the coding sequence ATGTCCAGCGGCAATATCAGCATTCCTGACAGTGGCCATATGATTACGGTCAACAACGATCAAACGCTGTCGGTACCGGATCATCCCATCATTCCCTTCATTGAGGGCGACGGAATCGGTGCAGACATCACGCCGGCCATGAAAAAGGTGGTGGATGCCGCCGTCAAAAACGCTTATGGCGGACACCGTCAGATTCAGTGGATGGAGGTGTATGCCGGTGAAAAGGCAACGCGTGTTTATGGTGAAGGTACCTGGCTACCCCAGGAAACGCTCGACGCCGTCAGGGATTATGTGGTCTCCATCAAGGGGCCGTTGACCACGCCGGTCGGCGGTGGCATGCGCTCACTGAACGTGACACTTCGCCAGACGCTGGATCTTTATGTCTGTGAGCGCCCGGTACGCTGGTTCAAGGGGGTGCCCAGTCCGGTACGCCAGCCGCAGAATGTCGATATGGTGATTTTCAGGGAAAATGCCGAAGACATTTATGCCGGTATTGAATGGCAGGCAGGGACGGCCGAAAACCAGAAGGTCATCCGGTTTTTGCGCGAAGAGATGCAGGTCGACAATATTCGCTTTACCGATCAGTGTGGAATCGGCATCAAGCCCGTCTCGGAAGAGGGCAGCAAGCGACTGGTGCGCAAGGCGCTTCACTACGCCATCGAAAATGGTCGGGAATCGGTGACGCTGGTGCACAAGGGCAACATCATGAAGTTCACCGAGGGCGCCTTCAAGCAGTGGGGCTATGACGTGGCACGTGACGAGTTCGGGGCAACGCCGCTCGATGGCGGACCGTGGCTTTCCATGGAAAACCCGCTCGATGGCAGTACGATCGTGATCAAGGATGTCATCGCTGATGCCATGCTTCAGGAAGTCCTGATTCATCCCGAGCAGTTTGATGTCATCGCCACGCTCAATCTCAACGGTGACTTTCTCTCCGATGCGCTGGCGGCTCAGGTAGGCGGTATCGGTATCGCACCCGGTGCCAACCGCGGTGACGCTGTAGCGATGTTCGAGGCCACTCACGGGACGGCCCCGAAGCTGGCTGGAAAGGATAGTGCCAACCCGGGGTCACTGATACTCTCGGCTGAAATGATGCTGCGCTATCTTGGCTGGGATGAAGCAGCGGCGTGCATCGTCAGCGCCATGGAAGCCACGATCGCCCACGGTGAGGTGACCGGAGATTTTCATCAGGTCATGTCCGAGGCGACGCTTTTAAGCACATCGGCCTTTGCCGATGCCGTGGTGCGCAACATGTCGGCCTGA
- a CDS encoding pseudouridine synthase has protein sequence MSTLYLFHKPFQVLTQFTDPQGRDTLSHWINVPDIYPAGRLDYDSEGLLLLTDDGMLAHRITHPDHKQPKTYLVLVEGQPDDNAIKALSRGVMLKDGPTRPARVRRVTSPQVHRREPPVRHRANIVDTWLEISITEGRNRQVRRMTAHVGHPTLRLIRTAIGQWTLGTLSPGEWRRETIHMPRTTSSANTRPSRDRSRRKPR, from the coding sequence ATGAGCACACTTTATCTCTTTCACAAGCCTTTTCAGGTACTGACCCAGTTCACCGACCCGCAGGGCCGTGACACGCTTTCCCACTGGATCAATGTTCCGGACATCTATCCGGCAGGCCGGCTGGATTATGACAGCGAGGGGTTACTGCTGCTGACCGATGACGGCATGCTGGCCCACCGAATCACCCATCCTGATCATAAACAGCCCAAGACCTATCTTGTACTGGTAGAAGGTCAACCTGATGACAATGCCATCAAGGCCCTTTCCAGGGGGGTGATGCTCAAGGATGGGCCAACGCGCCCGGCCCGCGTACGTCGCGTCACCTCACCACAGGTTCACCGACGAGAACCGCCGGTGCGTCATCGTGCCAATATTGTTGACACATGGCTCGAGATATCAATCACCGAAGGTCGCAATCGGCAGGTACGCCGCATGACGGCACACGTGGGCCACCCCACCCTGAGACTGATCCGCACGGCCATCGGTCAATGGACACTGGGTACGCTTTCGCCGGGTGAATGGCGGCGTGAGACCATTCACATGCCGCGCACTACGTCGTCAGCAAACACACGCCCCTCGCGCGACCGATCACGCAGGAAACCGCGATGA